The Skermanella pratensis genome has a window encoding:
- a CDS encoding ATP-binding cassette domain-containing protein, whose protein sequence is MDGNLYELQGAAFGVPGRDLLHPLDLTLSGRRIHGLIGPNGSGKSTLVKLLAGQQKPTRGTVRFAGRPVGDWAGRAFARKVAYLPQFTPAADGMTVRELVALGRFPWHGTLGRVTALDRSAVGEAIARTGMAGLAERLVDTLSGGERQRAWLAMMLAQDTECLLLDEPTSALDVAHQVEVLALVRRLSLERSLGVVVVLHDVNMAARYCDEILALGDGRLVARGSPAEIMRPEMLARIYGLPMGVLPHPATGQPIGYVQ, encoded by the coding sequence TTGGACGGAAACCTGTACGAACTCCAGGGCGCCGCTTTCGGCGTGCCCGGCCGCGACCTGCTCCACCCGCTCGACCTGACCTTGTCCGGGCGCCGCATCCACGGGCTGATCGGCCCGAACGGATCGGGCAAGAGCACGCTGGTCAAGCTGCTGGCCGGGCAGCAGAAGCCCACGCGCGGGACCGTCCGGTTCGCCGGCAGGCCGGTCGGCGACTGGGCCGGACGCGCCTTCGCCCGCAAGGTGGCCTATCTGCCCCAGTTCACCCCGGCCGCCGACGGCATGACCGTGCGCGAGCTGGTGGCGCTCGGCCGGTTCCCGTGGCACGGCACCCTCGGGCGGGTCACGGCATTGGACCGATCGGCCGTGGGGGAGGCGATCGCGCGCACCGGCATGGCGGGCTTGGCCGAACGGCTGGTCGATACCCTGTCCGGCGGCGAGCGGCAGCGCGCCTGGCTCGCCATGATGCTGGCCCAGGACACCGAATGCCTGCTGCTGGACGAGCCGACCTCGGCCCTCGACGTGGCGCACCAGGTCGAGGTCCTGGCCCTGGTGCGCCGGCTTAGCCTGGAGCGGTCGCTGGGCGTCGTGGTCGTCCTGCACGACGTCAACATGGCGGCGCGCTATTGCGACGAGATCCTGGCGCTCGGCGACGGCCGCCTGGTCGCCCGTGGCTCCCCGGCGGAGATCATGCGGCCGGAAATGCTGGCGCGGATCTACGGCCTGCCCATGGGCGTGCTGCCCCACCCGGCGACCGGCCAGCCGATCGGCTACGTCCAATGA
- a CDS encoding ABC transporter substrate-binding protein yields MTATAALSRRAFCGAAALLGLLPSGLAAAPAPAPSRVAAVDWAMLETVLALGLMPVAGTELVHYARWVVTPPVPAPVADLGLRGAPNLELLLRTAPDLILSSHFYAGIRHRLGRIAPVRESSINAPNGRPYARALAETVELGALLGRVDAARTLVDTTEAAMDTHRRTLAGTARRPVLVMNFGDSRHIRTFGADSLLGSVLERLGLPNAWTDRTQYRASATVGIERLAEMPDAVLVVVEPTPPGVEPVLDSSPLWHALPGVRAGSLVRLPAVNSFGALPAAARFADLLVPRLTGNPARG; encoded by the coding sequence ATGACGGCGACCGCCGCCCTCTCCCGGCGGGCCTTCTGCGGGGCCGCCGCCCTGCTCGGCCTGCTGCCGTCCGGCCTCGCCGCGGCCCCGGCACCTGCGCCGTCGCGCGTCGCCGCGGTGGACTGGGCCATGCTGGAGACGGTGCTGGCGCTCGGCCTGATGCCGGTCGCCGGTACCGAACTGGTCCACTACGCCCGCTGGGTCGTGACGCCGCCGGTACCGGCCCCCGTCGCCGACCTGGGCCTGCGCGGCGCGCCCAACCTGGAGCTGCTGCTGCGGACCGCCCCCGACCTGATCCTCAGCTCCCATTTCTACGCCGGCATCCGGCACCGCCTCGGCCGGATCGCGCCGGTGCGGGAATCCTCGATCAACGCCCCGAACGGCCGCCCCTATGCCCGCGCGCTGGCCGAAACCGTCGAGCTGGGGGCCTTGCTGGGCCGGGTCGACGCCGCCCGGACGCTGGTGGACACGACCGAAGCGGCCATGGACACCCACCGCCGCACCCTGGCCGGAACCGCCCGGCGCCCCGTCCTGGTGATGAATTTCGGCGACAGCCGCCATATCCGCACCTTCGGCGCCGACAGCCTGCTCGGCTCCGTGCTGGAACGGCTGGGCCTGCCCAACGCCTGGACCGACCGGACGCAGTACCGGGCCTCGGCCACCGTCGGCATCGAGCGGCTGGCGGAGATGCCGGACGCCGTCCTGGTCGTGGTCGAGCCCACCCCTCCCGGCGTCGAGCCGGTGCTGGACTCAAGTCCGCTGTGGCACGCGCTGCCCGGCGTGCGCGCCGGCTCGCTGGTCCGCCTGCCTGCCGTCAATTCCTTCGGCGCGCTGCCCGCCGCCGCCCGCTTCGCGGACCTGCTGGTGCCGCGCCTGACCGGGAATCCTGCCCGTGGCTGA
- the fhuB gene encoding Fe(3+)-hydroxamate ABC transporter permease FhuB codes for MADLAAPCPHPPAVPRGPALLALALGLAAAVLAFRELHLLLPVDRWPGALLAPDLMDMDQVLFNYSALPRLAMALLCGAALGLSGALFQRVLRNPIAEPSTLGISAGAQLALGAATLHAPALMEASREAVALAGAVAAMLLVLALSWRQDLRPVSVVLSGLVVGLTCAALGATLILLNGDYLMSLFIWGGGSLSQQGWGDALTLLPRLAAAGIASALLMRPLVLLGLDDAAARNLGVALHATRLAILLVAVWLAASVVALVGIVGFVGLAAPTFARLAGARTPRQAMAWAPVIGALLLWLADAATQTLAGGQASLVPTGAMTALLGGPLLLWMLPRLHALAGPTDAGTASTGIGRTVAHPWRLVAGLALALPLLCWAALALGTGPDGWTLATGDQFARLLPWRGPRLAASLAAGAMLGAAGTILQRLTGNPMASPEVLGISSGAGLGLAVLMLTAAAPGRLEQLGATSAGAAATLAVMLLLARRSSFAPERLLLAGVALASFCGAVLAAIMASGDIRAFQLLGWITGSTYGMEARDAVLAGAAALALLLVVPLTARWLEILPLGETAARGLGLPLGGSRLCLVVLAALLSAAATLVVGPLSFIGLMAPHLARLAGLRRPLTHLAGAVLLGALLMGLSDWLSRTLAFPYQLPVGLLATLVGGPYLMWLLARPAGSGRS; via the coding sequence GTGGCTGACCTCGCCGCCCCTTGCCCGCACCCGCCGGCCGTGCCGCGCGGCCCCGCCCTCCTCGCGTTGGCGCTGGGGCTTGCGGCCGCGGTCCTGGCGTTCCGGGAACTCCACCTCCTGCTGCCCGTGGACCGCTGGCCCGGCGCGCTGCTGGCGCCGGACCTGATGGACATGGACCAGGTGCTGTTCAACTACAGCGCCCTGCCCCGCCTCGCGATGGCGCTGCTGTGCGGGGCGGCGCTCGGGCTGTCCGGCGCGCTGTTCCAGCGCGTTCTGCGCAACCCGATCGCGGAGCCCTCGACCCTCGGCATCTCGGCCGGCGCCCAACTCGCCCTCGGCGCCGCGACGCTCCACGCCCCCGCCCTGATGGAGGCCTCGCGCGAAGCGGTGGCGCTGGCCGGAGCGGTCGCCGCCATGCTGCTGGTCCTGGCGCTGTCGTGGCGCCAGGACCTCCGTCCGGTCTCCGTCGTGCTGTCCGGGCTGGTGGTCGGGCTGACCTGCGCCGCCCTCGGCGCCACGCTGATCCTGCTGAACGGCGACTACCTGATGTCGCTGTTCATCTGGGGCGGCGGCTCGCTCAGCCAGCAGGGCTGGGGCGACGCCCTGACCCTGCTGCCCCGCCTGGCAGCCGCCGGCATCGCCTCGGCCCTGCTGATGCGCCCGCTGGTCCTGCTGGGCCTGGACGACGCGGCGGCCCGCAACCTCGGCGTGGCGCTCCACGCGACGCGCCTCGCCATCCTGCTGGTGGCGGTCTGGCTGGCCGCTTCCGTGGTGGCGCTGGTCGGCATCGTCGGCTTCGTAGGCCTCGCGGCGCCGACCTTCGCCCGCCTCGCCGGCGCCCGCACGCCGCGGCAGGCGATGGCCTGGGCTCCCGTCATCGGCGCCCTGCTGCTGTGGCTGGCCGACGCCGCCACCCAGACCCTTGCCGGCGGCCAAGCCAGCCTGGTCCCGACCGGCGCCATGACCGCCCTGCTGGGCGGGCCGCTGCTGCTCTGGATGCTGCCCCGGCTGCACGCTCTGGCCGGGCCGACCGACGCCGGGACCGCCTCGACCGGCATCGGGCGCACCGTCGCGCACCCCTGGCGCTTGGTCGCCGGGCTGGCCCTGGCGCTGCCGCTGCTGTGCTGGGCGGCGCTGGCGCTCGGCACCGGGCCGGACGGCTGGACACTGGCGACCGGCGACCAGTTCGCCCGGCTGCTGCCCTGGCGGGGTCCGCGCCTCGCAGCATCCCTCGCCGCCGGCGCGATGCTGGGGGCGGCGGGAACCATCCTCCAGCGCCTGACCGGCAACCCCATGGCGAGCCCGGAAGTGCTCGGCATCAGCTCGGGCGCCGGGCTCGGCCTGGCGGTGCTGATGCTGACCGCCGCCGCCCCGGGCCGGCTGGAACAGCTCGGCGCGACCTCGGCCGGAGCGGCGGCGACGCTGGCCGTCATGCTCCTGCTGGCCCGCCGGTCCTCCTTCGCGCCGGAACGGCTGCTGCTGGCCGGCGTGGCGCTGGCGTCGTTCTGCGGCGCGGTCCTGGCCGCCATCATGGCGAGCGGCGACATCCGGGCGTTCCAGCTGCTCGGCTGGATCACCGGATCGACCTACGGCATGGAGGCGCGGGACGCCGTCCTGGCGGGCGCCGCCGCCCTGGCCCTGCTGCTGGTCGTGCCGCTGACCGCCCGCTGGCTGGAGATCCTGCCGCTGGGCGAGACAGCCGCCCGCGGCCTGGGCCTTCCGCTGGGTGGCAGCCGGCTGTGCCTGGTCGTTCTGGCCGCGCTGCTCAGCGCCGCCGCGACCCTGGTCGTAGGCCCGCTCAGCTTCATCGGGCTGATGGCGCCGCACCTCGCACGCTTGGCCGGACTGCGCCGGCCGCTGACCCACCTGGCGGGCGCCGTCCTGCTGGGAGCGCTCCTGATGGGCCTGTCGGACTGGCTGTCGCGAACGCTGGCGTTCCCCTATCAGCTTCCGGTCGGCCTGCTCGCGACGCTGGTCGGCGGTCCCTACCTGATGTGGCTGCTGGCCCGCCCCGCGGGATCGGGCCGGAGCTGA
- the fhuF gene encoding siderophore-iron reductase FhuF, with amino-acid sequence METPALAPFDFLTGPAGRFGARLVPPESAPRAIPAAALVAEGGLDLALGTLRARYPGAEARALLSLWSRHYFHTLIPPVVLGALLAGRTLPLRLSETAVDLNGDGVPAAIVLPHEGTAAGPVAAADALGPLARDHLEPLIDGLAAQAGVSPRVLWANAAGYLHWVVELLAGENPAAPALADANALIHRSAWPDGWRNALDEPMRHAGGPEGRQAWRKVCCLLYRVPGRDLCPYCPLALRDGRRKQ; translated from the coding sequence ATGGAAACTCCCGCCCTCGCCCCCTTCGACTTCCTGACCGGCCCGGCCGGCCGGTTCGGTGCCCGGCTGGTTCCGCCGGAGTCCGCTCCGCGAGCCATCCCGGCGGCGGCCCTGGTCGCCGAGGGCGGCCTGGATCTGGCGCTCGGAACCCTGCGGGCCAGGTATCCCGGCGCCGAGGCGCGGGCATTGCTTTCGCTTTGGTCCCGCCATTATTTCCACACGCTGATTCCCCCGGTGGTGCTGGGCGCGCTGCTGGCCGGCCGGACACTCCCCCTCCGCCTCTCAGAAACGGCGGTCGACTTGAACGGCGACGGCGTACCCGCCGCGATCGTCCTGCCCCATGAGGGAACCGCCGCCGGCCCGGTCGCCGCGGCCGATGCGCTCGGCCCGCTCGCCCGCGACCACCTGGAACCCCTGATCGACGGCCTCGCCGCGCAGGCCGGGGTTTCGCCGCGGGTGCTGTGGGCCAATGCCGCCGGGTACCTGCACTGGGTGGTCGAACTGCTCGCCGGCGAGAACCCGGCCGCCCCGGCGCTCGCCGACGCCAACGCCTTGATCCACCGGAGCGCATGGCCGGACGGCTGGCGCAACGCGCTGGACGAGCCGATGCGCCACGCCGGCGGACCCGAGGGCCGGCAAGCCTGGCGCAAGGTGTGCTGCCTGCTGTACCGCGTCCCCGGCCGGGACCTGTGCCCCTACTGCCCCCTGGCGCTGCGCGACGGCCGCCGAAAACAATGA
- a CDS encoding MSMEG_1061 family FMN-dependent PPOX-type flavoprotein, whose product MDSAPMDWFDDAYGIRSVEALAARYPKPHEKVVGKQIDRLDAHSRTLIAASPFLVLATVGTAGTDCSPRGGKPGFARVHDDHTLLLADWPGNNRLDSLRNIVQNPAVGLVFLLPGMGEVFRVNGRARLSAHPDLLDRFAEDGKPPRSVIVITVTEAFIHCPRAIAVADLWNPEKHVDLSALPSARSIFEAHVELSSRKARA is encoded by the coding sequence ATGGACAGTGCCCCGATGGACTGGTTCGACGACGCCTACGGCATCCGCAGCGTCGAAGCGCTGGCCGCCCGTTATCCCAAGCCGCACGAGAAGGTGGTCGGCAAGCAGATCGACCGGCTGGACGCCCATTCCCGCACGCTGATCGCGGCATCCCCCTTCCTGGTGCTGGCGACCGTCGGCACGGCCGGCACCGACTGTTCGCCGCGCGGCGGCAAGCCCGGCTTCGCCCGGGTCCACGACGACCACACGCTGCTGCTGGCGGACTGGCCGGGCAACAACCGGCTCGACAGCCTGCGCAACATCGTCCAGAACCCGGCGGTCGGGCTGGTCTTCCTGCTTCCGGGCATGGGCGAGGTGTTCCGGGTCAACGGCCGGGCTCGGCTGTCCGCCCATCCCGACCTGCTCGACCGCTTCGCGGAGGACGGCAAGCCACCCCGCTCGGTCATCGTCATCACCGTGACCGAAGCCTTCATCCACTGCCCACGCGCCATCGCCGTCGCCGACCTGTGGAACCCGGAGAAGCACGTCGACCTGTCGGCGCTGCCCAGCGCCCGCAGCATCTTCGAGGCCCACGTCGAGCTGTCGTCCCGGAAGGCCCGGGCCTGA
- a CDS encoding amidohydrolase family protein translates to MGDLIVQARWVVTGIQDRHTPVVIEDGAVLSRGGVVAAAGTLDEMKRLAPLASVRSYPDHVMLPGFVNSHHHVGLTPLQLGSPDHALELWFASRMPARRIDLYLDTLYSAFEMISSGITTVQHIHGWMQGGYDAVHGAASKVLGAYRDLGMRASYCYAVREQNRLVYEADEAFCERLPKPLGSDLLKYLKSQALPFEDFLTLFDQLTRENEGQRLTRIQLAPANLHWCTDEGLLALNEKSKAAGVPMHMHLLETAYQKEYAMRRTGKTAVRHLHDLGLLGPRMTLGHGVWLTEEDIDITADTGTCICHNCSSNFRLRSGIAPLNFFEKKGVTVGMGLDEAGINDDRDMLQEMRLALRVHRTPGMEDDVPTCPQVLRMATESGARTTAFGEQIGRLDPGRFFDAVLINWKTATYPFQDPDIPMLDAVIQRAKTSAVDAVYIDGELVYAEGRFTRIDRDQVLAEIAEILSRPRTPDEVARRDLGNAVFPHVKSFYDGYIREEEAKPFYGQSAMF, encoded by the coding sequence ATGGGAGACCTCATCGTCCAGGCCCGCTGGGTCGTCACCGGCATCCAGGACCGCCACACCCCCGTCGTCATCGAGGACGGCGCGGTGCTGTCGCGCGGCGGGGTCGTCGCCGCCGCCGGAACCCTCGACGAGATGAAGCGGCTGGCTCCGCTGGCGTCGGTGCGCAGTTATCCGGACCATGTCATGCTGCCGGGCTTCGTCAACAGCCACCACCATGTGGGCCTGACGCCGCTCCAGCTCGGCTCGCCGGACCATGCGCTGGAACTGTGGTTCGCCAGCCGGATGCCGGCCCGCCGGATCGACCTCTACCTCGACACGCTCTATTCCGCGTTCGAAATGATCTCGTCCGGAATCACCACCGTGCAGCATATCCACGGCTGGATGCAGGGCGGCTACGACGCGGTCCACGGTGCCGCCTCGAAGGTGCTGGGGGCCTATCGCGACCTCGGCATGCGCGCGTCCTATTGCTATGCCGTCCGCGAGCAGAACCGGCTGGTCTACGAGGCCGACGAGGCGTTCTGCGAGCGCCTGCCCAAGCCGCTCGGTTCCGACCTGCTGAAGTACCTGAAGTCCCAGGCCCTGCCGTTCGAGGATTTCCTGACCCTGTTCGACCAGCTGACTCGCGAGAACGAGGGCCAGCGCCTGACCCGCATCCAGCTGGCCCCTGCCAACCTGCACTGGTGCACCGACGAGGGGCTGCTGGCGCTGAACGAGAAATCGAAGGCCGCGGGCGTGCCGATGCACATGCACCTGCTGGAGACCGCGTACCAGAAGGAATACGCGATGCGCCGCACCGGCAAGACCGCCGTGCGCCACCTCCACGACCTGGGCCTGCTCGGGCCGCGCATGACTCTGGGTCACGGCGTCTGGCTGACCGAGGAGGACATCGACATCACCGCCGATACCGGCACCTGCATCTGCCACAACTGCTCGTCCAATTTCCGCCTGCGCTCCGGCATCGCGCCTCTGAACTTCTTCGAGAAGAAGGGGGTCACCGTCGGCATGGGCCTGGACGAGGCCGGGATCAACGACGACCGCGACATGCTCCAGGAGATGCGGCTGGCGCTGCGGGTCCACCGCACGCCGGGGATGGAGGACGACGTGCCGACCTGCCCGCAGGTGCTGAGGATGGCGACCGAGTCGGGCGCCCGCACCACCGCCTTCGGCGAGCAGATCGGCCGCCTGGACCCCGGCCGTTTCTTCGACGCGGTGCTGATCAATTGGAAGACCGCGACCTACCCGTTCCAGGACCCCGACATCCCGATGCTGGACGCCGTCATCCAGCGGGCCAAGACCAGCGCGGTCGACGCGGTCTATATCGACGGCGAACTCGTCTACGCCGAGGGCCGCTTCACCCGCATCGACCGCGACCAGGTGCTGGCGGAGATCGCCGAGATCCTTTCCAGGCCCCGCACGCCCGACGAGGTCGCCCGCCGGGACCTCGGCAACGCCGTGTTCCCGCACGTCAAGTCCTTCTACGACGGCTACATCCGGGAGGAGGAGGCCAAGCCGTTCTACGGCCAGTCCGCGATGTTCTGA
- a CDS encoding carbon-nitrogen hydrolase family protein — translation MERLFRVGAASTGPAGDGQGCALAGAERAAEALARAGADLVILPELFAVPYAAAEDPGRFRHPAEPLDGPTAAWAAGVASRLGVPILFGMALSPGGPGKPFNAAVLARPEGIAEAIALKIHLPPAALGERFGEVDHFAAGPARIGTVRIGPIRLAALVCYDRRFPECWRAAVAAGADVVAVLVAGPAPDDPDDLFLAELRTHARANAVYAVSAARSGIETINGRTVRHDGDTVAVGPDGAVVSGPGAAVLADIDPARLSLAAERNPTARRLRTLVP, via the coding sequence ATGGAAAGACTCTTTCGAGTCGGCGCGGCCTCGACGGGGCCGGCCGGCGACGGGCAAGGCTGCGCCCTCGCCGGGGCGGAGCGGGCCGCCGAGGCGCTTGCCCGGGCCGGCGCCGATCTGGTGATCCTGCCGGAGCTGTTCGCCGTGCCCTATGCCGCGGCGGAGGACCCCGGCCGCTTCCGCCATCCCGCCGAACCGCTGGACGGCCCGACCGCGGCATGGGCGGCCGGGGTCGCGTCCCGCCTGGGCGTACCGATCCTGTTCGGCATGGCGCTGTCGCCGGGCGGGCCGGGCAAGCCGTTCAACGCGGCGGTCCTCGCCCGGCCGGAGGGGATCGCCGAAGCGATCGCGCTGAAGATCCACCTGCCGCCCGCCGCCCTCGGCGAGCGGTTCGGCGAGGTCGATCATTTCGCCGCCGGTCCGGCCCGGATCGGGACCGTCCGGATCGGGCCGATCCGGCTGGCGGCGCTGGTCTGCTACGACCGCCGGTTCCCCGAATGCTGGCGCGCGGCGGTCGCGGCGGGGGCCGACGTGGTCGCGGTGCTGGTGGCAGGCCCGGCGCCCGACGATCCCGACGACCTCTTCCTGGCCGAACTGCGCACCCATGCCCGGGCCAACGCGGTCTACGCCGTCTCCGCTGCCCGGTCCGGTATCGAAACGATCAACGGCCGCACCGTCCGCCACGATGGCGACACGGTCGCGGTCGGACCGGACGGCGCGGTCGTCTCCGGTCCGGGAGCCGCCGTGCTTGCCGACATCGATCCCGCCCGTCTCTCGCTCGCCGCGGAACGCAATCCGACCGCCCGCCGGCTCCGCACCCTCGTTCCCTAA
- a CDS encoding ABC transporter ATP-binding protein, whose amino-acid sequence MTAANEPVQPAVSIRDVAKTWMPEGRPPVHALRNLSLDVMPGEFVVLLGPSGCGKSTLLYMIAGLEGASGGSIEQDGIPVTQPSAERGLIFQDASLFPWLTIADNVAFGLSVRGVPVTERRAVAADMLRSVGLGDMLDKKPDELSGGMRQRAACARALAMRPKVLMMDEPFAALDVQTRSKMQDFLLQIWRDSGASVILVTHSIDEAISLADRVVVFTARPGQVKTIVPIDLPRPRPSRDPRYHEYRDLFTELLADEVDRAFAEQEA is encoded by the coding sequence ATGACCGCGGCGAACGAACCGGTCCAACCCGCCGTCTCGATCCGGGACGTCGCCAAGACCTGGATGCCGGAGGGCCGTCCGCCGGTCCACGCGCTTCGGAACCTCAGCCTGGACGTCATGCCGGGCGAGTTCGTGGTGCTGCTGGGCCCTTCCGGCTGCGGCAAGTCCACGCTGCTCTACATGATCGCCGGGCTGGAGGGCGCCTCCGGCGGCAGCATCGAGCAGGACGGCATCCCGGTGACCCAGCCGTCCGCCGAGCGCGGCCTGATCTTCCAGGATGCCTCGCTGTTCCCCTGGCTGACCATCGCCGACAACGTCGCCTTCGGGCTGTCGGTGAGGGGGGTTCCGGTGACGGAACGGCGCGCCGTCGCCGCCGACATGCTGCGGTCGGTGGGCCTGGGCGACATGCTGGACAAGAAGCCGGACGAGCTGTCGGGCGGCATGCGCCAGCGCGCCGCCTGCGCGCGGGCGCTGGCGATGCGTCCCAAGGTGCTGATGATGGACGAGCCGTTCGCGGCGCTCGACGTCCAGACCCGGTCGAAGATGCAGGATTTCCTGCTCCAGATCTGGCGGGACAGCGGCGCCTCGGTGATCCTGGTCACCCACTCCATCGACGAGGCGATCTCGCTCGCCGACCGGGTGGTCGTCTTCACCGCGCGTCCCGGCCAGGTCAAGACCATCGTCCCGATCGACCTGCCGCGCCCCAGGCCGAGCCGCGACCCGCGCTACCACGAGTATCGCGACCTCTTCACCGAGCTGCTGGCCGACGAGGTGGACCGCGCCTTCGCCGAACAGGAAGCGTAG
- a CDS encoding ABC transporter permease, translating into MSMTTKSEIGALGRGSGQSAAVRPPVSPKLRRHVVSLGWGLASIGLFTAIWEILWAVGWANPLLLPPPHLFLQDIPGTLAYFDQTNRVGSRGTGSGLTGLLLTILWTTSRVVLGLALGFVLGVAVGAMVHYVRLVRNLLLPTILLLAPISPVAWLPVAIFVFGIGDVPAIFLVFITVFFAIVLSTVAQFESVPKNYLHVARIMGATEAQTFWRVILPAILPSLFMTLRLNLFAAWMVVLIAEAVGVGTGLGQITSMARATFNAKLVFFTMAIIGVLGFLFDWGLRTIQARMLWWVAPGQGGSR; encoded by the coding sequence ATGAGCATGACCACCAAATCGGAGATCGGCGCCCTGGGACGGGGGAGCGGCCAGAGCGCCGCCGTCCGTCCGCCGGTATCGCCGAAGCTTCGCCGCCATGTCGTCTCCCTCGGCTGGGGATTGGCGTCCATCGGCCTGTTCACCGCGATCTGGGAGATCCTGTGGGCGGTCGGCTGGGCCAACCCGCTGCTGCTGCCGCCGCCGCACCTGTTCCTCCAGGACATACCCGGCACGCTGGCCTATTTCGACCAGACCAACAGGGTCGGCAGCCGGGGGACGGGCAGCGGGCTGACCGGGCTCCTCCTGACGATCCTGTGGACGACCAGTCGCGTCGTCCTGGGCCTGGCCCTGGGCTTCGTGCTGGGCGTCGCGGTCGGCGCCATGGTCCATTACGTCAGGCTGGTCCGCAACCTGCTGCTGCCGACGATCCTGCTGCTGGCGCCGATCTCGCCGGTGGCTTGGCTGCCGGTCGCGATCTTCGTGTTCGGCATCGGCGACGTGCCGGCGATCTTCCTGGTGTTCATCACCGTGTTCTTCGCGATCGTGCTGTCCACCGTCGCCCAGTTCGAGAGCGTGCCGAAGAACTACCTGCACGTCGCCCGGATCATGGGGGCGACCGAGGCGCAGACCTTCTGGCGCGTGATCCTGCCAGCCATCCTGCCCAGCCTGTTCATGACCCTGCGGCTGAACCTGTTCGCCGCCTGGATGGTCGTGCTGATCGCCGAGGCGGTCGGGGTCGGAACCGGCCTGGGCCAGATCACCAGCATGGCGCGGGCCACCTTCAACGCCAAGCTGGTCTTCTTCACCATGGCGATCATCGGCGTGCTGGGCTTCCTGTTCGACTGGGGGCTCCGCACCATCCAGGCCCGCATGCTGTGGTGGGTGGCCCCCGGCCAGGGAGGTTCGCGATGA